The Macaca thibetana thibetana isolate TM-01 chromosome 19, ASM2454274v1, whole genome shotgun sequence genome has a segment encoding these proteins:
- the TEX101 gene encoding LOW QUALITY PROTEIN: testis-expressed protein 101 (The sequence of the model RefSeq protein was modified relative to this genomic sequence to represent the inferred CDS: deleted 1 base in 1 codon), whose protein sequence is MGTPRIQYLLILLVLGPSLLTSGLELYCQKGLAMTVEADPANMFNWTTEEVETCDKGALCQETVLMIKAGTETAILAMKGCIPDGEEAITIVQHSPHPGLIVISYSNYCEDSFCNDKDSLSQFWEFSETTASTMSTTLHCPTCVALGTCFNAPSLLCPNGTTRCYQGTLEITGGGIESSVEVKGCTATIGCRLMSGILAVGPMFVREVCPRQLLTQPRKTENGATCLPIPVWGLQLPLPLLLPSIIHFS, encoded by the exons ATGGGAACCCCTCGTATCCAGTACTTGCTGATCCTCCTGGTCCTAGGACCCTCCCTCCTGACCT CAGGCCTAGAACTGTATTGTCAAAAGGGTCTGGCCATGACTGTGGAAGCGGATCCAGCCAATATGTTTAACTGGACCACAGAGGAAGTTGAGACTTGTGACAAAGGGGCACTTTGCCAGGAAACCGTACTAATGATTAAAGCAG GGACTGAGACAGCCATTTTGGCCATGAAGGGCTGCATCCCAGATGGGGAGGAGGCCATAACAATTGTCCAGCACTCTCCACACCCCGGCCTGATTGTGATCTCCTACAGTAACTACTGCGAGGATTCCTTCTGTAATGACAAAGACAGCCTGTCTCAGTTTTGGGAGTTCAGTGAGACCACAG CTTCCACCATGTCAACAACCCTCCATTGCCCAACCTGTGTGGCTTTGGGGACCTGTTTCaatgctccttctcttctctgtccCAATGGTACAACTCGATGCTATCAAGGAACACTTGAGATCACTGGAG GTGGCATTGAGTCGTCTGTGGAGGTCAAAGGCTGTACAGCCACGATTGGCTGCAGGCTGATGTCTGGAATCTTAGCAGTAGGACCCATGTTTGTGAGGGAAGTGTGCCCACGTCAGCTTCTCACTCAACCTCGAAAGACTGAAAATGGGGCCACCTGTCTTCCCATTCCTGTTTGG GGGTTACAGCTACCGTTGCCATTGCTGCTGCCATCAATTATTCACTTTTCCTAA